From Triticum aestivum cultivar Chinese Spring unplaced genomic scaffold, IWGSC CS RefSeq v2.1 scaffold16129, whole genome shotgun sequence:
CAACAGACAGCAGGAAGAGGATATGGCCGGATGAGATTAGTTACTAAATTAGTAATGTATAGAATACTCGCCGAGTGCTAGCTAACAGTAGATAATGACGCTAAAATTGAGCGATGGAGAGAAGATAAGCATAAAAGAAACGCAATGCCACCGGGGTCCAAGCCCAAGTCAAGGCAATGTTACCTTTAGCACTAGAACCACTGGTCGCCTTCGCAATCTCTGGAGAGCAACACGTGCGTCAGCGGTTTCCACAAAGGGCATCATCTCCTTTGCCATGGAAACAGGATAGACCTGATTGTTCAAAGACAAAGCGATCAAAATCAATCTCACGACAAGTGTCTATGTCAGTTTCGTTTCAAATTCAACACAACAtgaccgacaagttctacagtggAGAGGGCGAAACGATCGCAAGCAGCAGGCAACACAACTTGCACGTGTGAATGATATATAGGAACAAATGCTGTCGTGCCCACACACATGACCGGCACACAAAGAATGGCAAGATGCATATCTCGATAACATTGCTTGGCTACTGACTAAATCATTAAACACAAAAACAGTTATACGGTATTGGGCTGAAATGAATTATCATGTGATTCTCATCCTTGAAGTATGTACAAAAGAGGCATCTTCTATCAAGTAAATAGCTGCTCCTGACACTTGTATGTATCAACAACAATTTTCTACAGAAATTGTGCACATACAAGAACCCTATCAATAAGCCAATTTGTTATTGCAACAAGCGATGGGATACAGAACTAGTAGCGAGCAGCTCAACGCAAGCAAACTGTAGTATTACTCGATCGTGGTCAATTATCAAATTACATATATGTGTGATTAGCCAGTTATATGAATAACGATGCAAACGGTAAGTGTGAGTTTTTCTTGCACCTGGGCAAAGCCACCAGGCACATTACTAAATTTGCGTCGCAATTGATTCTCTGTCAATAACACTCCTTGGCTGCTGACTAAAACAaaatttggttatcatgtgattgTCATCCTAGACATATGTATAAGAGACATCATCTATCAAGTAAATAGCTGCTGGCACTTTTATGTATAAAGAACAAATTTTTACAGAAGTTGTGCACATACAAGAACCCTAGTAGGAATCACCGATAGACAAAATCAGCGCCAATTTAGACTTGAGGGTTAAATCCTCTAAAACCCTACAAAACGTaaacatgttcttctttattcaGAGCTGACATTTTGAGATGATAAAAAAAATCATTGAAAAACTTTAAGTCCTACTAGATCAGTGAAGCAGAGTAGGTTAGGGAGGGGGCTTACCAGATTTCCGGAGTGGAAGAAGAATCCAACCTGCGCACACCAAACACAACTGGCTCTGTCGTGCACCTGCGTGTGTGAGGGAACCGCGTCAGGGAATACAAATAGAAATCGCATGAGGGAACCATGACCGGCACACGGAGATTCGCAAGATACATATATATCAGTAACACTGATTGGCCTTGACTAAATCATAAAACACACAGAAAAATCAGTTGTATACAGCATAAGGCCCAAAcaaattatcatgtgaatctcatcctTCACATATGTACAACAAGGGTTTGATGTGTCACCCTTGACACATCAAAAGTGGCGAAGACTTTGATGCAAATCTCATCCTTCTATCATCAAGTAAATAGCTGCAAACAATTTGATGCGTCAAGAACAGTTTTCTACAAAATTTGGCACATACAAGAACCCTTGTATGAATCACTGATATAGACAAGATCAGAGCTAATTTAGCAATTGAGAGCCTATAAAACTGAAAGCTTACAAAACTCAAACATGTTTCTCTGATGCCTTTTTTAGGTGATAGAAACAAGAAAAGACATTGACAGTACAGTAGAGCAGAGCAGAGGAGGGAACCGGTGGATCACCACTTGCTGAAGTGGAAGAAGAACGGGGGCACCGGAGGAGAAACCAGGAGACGTCGTAGTGGAAGGAATCCCCACGGTGTCTCTGTGTCGCACCAACGTGTGCGAGGAAAACACTTCCAAGGAATGAAAAAAAACGCATCAGGGAAGCACCAATCCTAGCAATttgaaatgagagagagagagagagagagagagaggagaggtggGGCGAGACCTTGAGCTGTTGGCCATGGGCCAGAGCTCCATGTATGGCAGTGGCAATGGGGTCGGAGCTCCATGGATGCGGCGTCCCAAGAAGAAAAAGTCCTCTAACCTCCTTTCCCGCCGCGTGGTTCTGGAGAAGGAGCCGACCGTAGGTGCCctgcctccttctccttctcctgctcGCTCTCCTCATGCTCACACTGCCTTAATTGGCTAACATGCTCCAACTGCTGCTATGGCTGGGTTCTGCTATCACAATTAAGCCGCATTAGTGTGAGAGTTGAGAAAAGCGATAAGGCCAATTAGTTATAGCAAAAGGCAATCTGATATGGAACTAGTAGCTAGCAAGTCAACGAAAGCAAACATTGTTACTACTCGATCATGGTCAACTATACAAAATACTTGTACGTACGATTAGCCAATTAGATAACTTGAATAATGATGCAAATGAGCAGCAGTTTATATGGTAAGTGTGAGTTTTTCTTGCACCTGGACAAAGCAACAGTAACACATTACCAAGCTTGCAACTGAATTGAATCTCTATCAATAACATCATCTATCGAGTAAAAGAGACATTGTCGGACATGCCCTATTTTATACAGTGTTTTAGTGGATTCTCATCCTTGACATATGTATAAAAGAGACAACATCTATCAAATAAAAAGATGCTGGCACTTTTATGTACAAAGAACATTTTTTTACAGAAGTTATGCACATACAGCAAGAACCCTAGTTGGAATCACTGACAGGCAAAGTAAGAGCTAAATCCAATAAAACCCTACAAAACTGAAATATGTTTTGCTTTATTCAGTGCTGCCTTTTTTGTTCAGGTGATAGAAAAATGATTCAAAAACTGAAACTCCGACTACGTACAAAAGTGGAGTAGAGTAGAGCAGGGAGGTAACCACTACCAGTGGCTTTACCAGATTGCCGGATTGGAACACGAATCCCACTACTGCTCACTGTCGTGTGTCAGGCCGCGTCAGGGAATCACAAATTGAAACCACATCGGGGAACCATGACGAGCAAATcatagagagagagacagagagagacagagagagacctTGAACAAGAGCGACCGACGCGGTGTCGTATGCCAAGGCGCTGATCTTGCCATCATCGACCGTAACATCATCCTCACTTGGTAGAACAGTAGCTACTCAAACCCTGGCTCGGGAATCACATAGTAGTCATCAAGTTCACTTGGTTCCTCGGTCCGTTCTAGAATCTAAATATCATTTCTGAAAGGTTCGCTTGCAACCCTGCAGGTACGTCAAAACACACGAATGATTAAATGTATTCAGCATAAGACATCACATTCATTTTGAATTGACAAGAATAATAAGCCTCGATGTGTATAACATGCTATCACATTTTAGCTACAGGTCTAGTTTACGTGATTGTAAAAACTAAAATGAAGCTCCACTTTATACAGAATGAGGTTGGGTTAATTTCGCCTGAGATTTTATTAGCTGATGAAAGAACGATGGCAATGATAGTATTAATACTGATGGTAACAAGAAAAATAGTATGTCTAGAGTCTTTCTTTCATCAGACTTGAATTTAAAGTACAAAAGCATTCCTTTTGCACAAAAAACAGACAACAGAAAGAGGACATGGTCAGCTGAGATTAATTAGTAAATTAGTAATGTATACAATACTTGCCTGGTGCAAGCTAATAGTAGATAATGACGCTAAAATTGAGCGACGGAGAGAAGAAAAGCATAAAACAAACACAATGCCACCGGGATCCAACTCCAAGTCAGGGCAACAATACCTTTAACACTAGATAAGTTGGTGGCCAGAGCAATCTGGAGGTCCACAGGGGCAGCATCTCCTTTGCCACAGAAACGGGATGGACCTAATTGTTCAAAGAGAAAGCGATCAGAATCAACCTCACGACAAGTGTCTATGTCGGTTCTGTTTGAAATTCATCATAGCATGACCGACAATGTCTACAATGGACAGGATGAAATGGTTGCGAGCAGCAGGCAACACAATTCGTGTGTGTGAATGATGGACATGAACTCTTGCAGTTGTGCCCACAGACATGACCGGCACACAAAGAATCACAAGATACATTTCTCGATAACATTGCTTGGCTAAATCATAaagcaaaccaaaataaaaaaCATTTATACAGTATAAGGCCGAAAAGAACTATCATGTGATTCTCATCCTTGGAGTATGTACAGAACAAGCATTTTCTATCAAGTAAATAGTTGCTAACACTTGTATGtatcaagaacatttttttacaGAAGTTGTGAACATACAAGAACCGTTACGATAAGCCAATTCATTACTGCAACAGGCGATGTGATACGGAGCTAGTAGCTAGCAGCTCAAGGCAAGCAAATTCTAGTACTACTCGATCGTGGTCAACTATCAAATTATGTGCGATGAGCCGATTAGATAACTTGAATAACGATGCAAATGAGCAGTATTCTATATGTTAAGTGTGAGTTTATACAGGGTTTCAGTGGATTCTCATCCTTGACATATCTATAAAAGAGACATCATCTATCAAGTAAATAGCTGCTGGCACTTTTATGTATAAAGAACAAATTTTTACATAAGTTAAGCACATACAAGAAACCTATATAG
This genomic window contains:
- the LOC123175850 gene encoding uncharacterized protein (The sequence of the model RefSeq protein was modified relative to this genomic sequence to represent the inferred CDS: added 27 bases not found in genome assembly) — its product is MELRPHCHCHTWSSGPWPTAQVFSSHTLVRHRDTVGIPSTTTSPGFSSGAPVLLPLQQVVHDRASCVWCAQVGFFFHSGNLVYPVSMAKEMMPFVETADARVALQRLRRRPVVLVLKGCNQTFQK